From Juglans regia cultivar Chandler chromosome 6, Walnut 2.0, whole genome shotgun sequence, the proteins below share one genomic window:
- the LOC108997927 gene encoding exodeoxyribonuclease-like — MKPKIVSWNVCGLNEVEKHLRIQHLLREWKVDIVCLQETKLKLIIRKIVRSIWSSNYVDWVYLPASGASGGVVVMWDRLVVEKVDNQIGRYMVACSFRRVSDGFLWTFAGVYGPNLDVDRRLLWDELVGVHCWWELPWCIEGDFNVA, encoded by the coding sequence ATGAAGCCAAAgattgtgtcttggaatgtcTGTGGTCTTAACGAGGTAGAGAAGCATCTTCGGATCCAGCACTtgcttcgtgagtggaaagTGGACATCGTTTGTTTACAAGAGACAAAGCTGAAGTTAATCATTAGGAAGATTGTGAGGAGTATATGGAGCAGTAATTATGTAGATTGGGTGTACCTGCCTGCGTCAGGGGCATCGGGAGGAGTTGTAGTGATGTGGGATAGGCTGGTGGTGGAGAAAGTAGATAACCAAATAGGGAGATATATGGTAGCGTGCTCTTTTAGACGTGTGTCAGATGGTTTCTTGTGGACATTTGCAGGTGTTTATGGGCCCAATTTAGACGTAGATAGAAGATTATTGTGGGATGAGCTAGTAGGAGTTCACTGTTGGTGGGAGCTTCCTTGGTGTATTGAGGGTGACTTTAATGTTGCTTAA
- the LOC108998136 gene encoding synaptotagmin-5-like, with translation MSTRRKSRAFSFDEAVVFLNRLIAEKPLLPFLIPLILLAWAIERWVFSFSNWVPLAVAVWTTIQYGSYQQRRLVEDLNEKWKRVIRNTSPITALEHCEWLNKLLMEVWPYFINPKFSRRFSSIVEKRLKHQKSKLIEKIELLEFSLGSSPPILGLHGTRWSCSNDLRIMRLGFDWDTTDMSILLLAKLAFRGTARIVINSLHIKGDVLLMPVLDGKAILYSFVSRPEVKIGVAFGSGGSQSLPATELPIVSSWLVKLLTETIVKTMVEPRRRCLSLPAVDLRKKAVGGIIYVTVVSARKLSRNSLKGISSRRQLNSSTNGNLEDELVDKALQTFVEVELEELTRRTDVRSGSSPTWNSTFNMVLHEETGTIKFHLYESTPSNVKYDYLARCEIKMKYVADDSTTFWAIGPDSGVIAKHTEFCGKEVEMVIPFEGVNSGELTVTLVLKEWQFSDGSHTLNSFQLSSNQSLYGSSISLSRTGRKINITVVEGKDLLAKDKPGKSSQYVKMQYGKTFQRTRTAHASTPMWNQKFEFDEIGDGEYLKIKCYNEETFGDDTIGCARVNLEGLVEGSIRDVWVPLERVNSGELRLQIEAVRADDYEGSMDSVIGSVGGWIELVLLEAKDLVAADLRGTSDPFVRVQYGNFKKRTKVMDKTLNPRWNQTLEFPDDGSPLVLHVKDHNALLPTSNIGDCVVEYQRLPPNQMSDKWIPLQGVKRGEIHIQITRKVPELGKKSSLDSELSLTRARQISSQMKEATNKFRSLMEDSDLGGLSTALSELESLENLQEVCMEQLEREQMLLINKISDLGREVFNRSPSLSMLSSN, from the exons ATGAGTACTAGGAGAAAAAGCAGAGCGTTCAGTTTTGATGAGGCTGTGGTTTTTCTGAACCGTCTTATAGCAGAGAAGCCTTTACTTCCATTCTTGATTCCTCTGATATTGCTTGCTTGGGCTATTGAGAGATGGGTTTTCTCTTTCTCCAACTGGGTTCCACTCGCCGTTGCTGTCTGGACAACCATACAG TATGGGAGTTATCAACAACGAAGACTTGTTGAAGACTTGAATGAAAAATGGAAGCGAGTTATACGAAACACCTCA CCTATAACAGCACTGGAGCACTGTGAATGGTTGAATAAGTTGTTGATGGAAGTATGGCCCTACTTCATTAACCCAAAGTTCTCAAGAAGGTTCTCATCCATTGTTGAG AAACGTTTAAAGCACCAAAAATCAAAGCTTATC gaaaaaattgaattgctgGAGTTTTCATTGGGTTCAAGCCCACCAATTCTGGGTCTTCATGGGACTCGTTGGTCATGTTCAAATGATCTG AGAATCATGCGATTGGGTTTTGACTGGGACACTACTGATATGAGTATTTTGTTGCTTGCTAAGCTGGCCTTCAGGGGGACTGCACGAATTGTTATAAATAGCCTTCATATTAAGGGTGAT GTTCTGTTGATGCCGGTTCTGGATGGGAAGGCAATTTTGTATTCATTTGTTTCAAGACCTGAAGTGAAAATTGGAGTTGCCTTTGGAAGTGGCGGGAGCCAATCACTACCTGCCACAGAATTGCCTATCGTTTCTTCTTGGCTG GTTAAGCTTCTCACTGAAACCATAGTGAAGACTATGGTTGAACCTCGCCGCCGTTGCTTGTCTTTGCCAGCTGTTGACCTGAGGAAGAAGGCAGTTGGCGGGATTATATATGTCACAGTAGTTTCAGCAAGGAAACTTTCTAGGAATAGCTTGAAAGGAATTTCATCGAGAAGGCAGCTAAATTCTTCTACAAATGGTAATTTAGAAGATGAGCTTGTTGATAAAGCTCTTCAGACATTTGTTGAAGTTGAACTTGAAGAGTTAACGAGGAGAACAGATGTGAGATcaggctcaagtcccacatggAATTCAACATTTAATATGGTTTTACATGAAGAGACAGGAACTATTAAATTCCATCTTTATGAGAGTACCCCAAGCAACGTGAAGTATGACTATCTAGCACGATGTGAGATTAAG ATGAAGTATGTAGCAGATGATTCCACAACATTTTGGGCAATAGGACCTGACTCTGGCGTAATAGCCAAGCATACTGAGTTTTGCGGGAAAGAAGTTGAAATGGTTATACCATTTGAGGGGGTCAATTCAGGGGAG TTGACAGTGACTCTTGTCTTAAAAGAATGGCAATTCTCCGATGGTTCACACACCTTGAACAGCTTTCAGCTTAGCTCAAATCAATCATTGTATGGGTCATCCATTTCTCTGTCAAGAACTGGGAGGAAAATCAATATAACTGTTGTAGAAGGAAAGGATCTTCTTGCAAAAGACAAACCTGGAAAGTCCAGCCAATATGTAAAAATGCAGTATGGAAAA ACTTTCCAGAGAACAAGGACTGCTCATGCTTCAACTCCTATGTGGAATcagaaatttgaatttgatgagATAGGAGATGGtgaatatcttaaaataaaatgctaCAATGAAGAGACCTTTGGCGATGACACCATTGGCTGTGCACGAGTAAATTTAGAAGGACTGGTGGAAGGGTCAATAAGGGATGTATGGGTCCCCCTTGAACGAGTGAATTCAGGAGAGCTGAGGCTTCAAATAGAAGCAGTCAGAGCTGATGACTACGAGGGATCAATG GATTCAGTTATAGGTTCTGTTGGTGGCTGGATTGAGCTTGTTCTCCTTGAAGCGAAAGACCTTGTTGCTGCTGATCTCAGAGGGACAAGTGATCCTTTTGTGAGGGTTCAAtatggaaatttcaagaaaagaaCAAAG GTAATGGATAAAACGCTGAACCCCAGGTGGAATCAGACCTTAGAGTTTCCTGACGATGGCAGTCCCCTAGTTTTGCACGTTAAAGACCACAATGCTTTACTACCCACATCTAATATAGGTGATTGTGTTGTAGAATATCAGAGATTGCCTCCAAATCAGATGTCTGACAAGTGGATACCCCTCCAAGGGGTGAAGAGGGGAGAGATTCACATTCAAATTACAAGAAAAGTTCCTGAGCTAGGGAAGAAATCTAGTTTAGATTCTGAGTTATCCTTAACTAGAGCACGCCAAATTTCTAGCCAG ATGAAAGAAGCGACAAACAAGTTTCGTTCTCTAATGGAGGACAGTGATCTCGGAGGACTCTCAACAGCTTTGAGTGAATTAGAAAGTCTCGAGAATTTGCAGGAAGTGTGCATGGAACAGCTTGAGAGAGAGCAAATGCTTCTTATTAACAAGATATCTGATCTCGGTCGGGAAGTTTTTAACAGATCTCCTTCCTTGAGCATGCTTTCCAGCAATTGA
- the LOC108998123 gene encoding CRM-domain containing factor CFM3, chloroplastic/mitochondrial translates to MAFTTAKISELPLRSSLPLNSHTHSLNLLFSSAPNLSFHILKPFSSLRTSTTSTEHGGDSKPKPSPAPKARASSAPWLNKWPNPGPPVESADRRKSNSRNVSPSNDDDRVESRYFDGDKGQSAIERIVLRLRNLGLGSDGEDDGSDEMDGGDAMPVTGEEKLGDLLQRDWVRPDYILAESESGENDTVLPWERDEVKVEESGERRERRVVVKAPSLAELTIEDQELRRLRGMGMVLRERISIPKAGLTKEVLEKIHGKWRKEELVRLKFHEVLAHDMKTAHEIVERRTGGLVIWRSGSVMVVYRGSNYEGPFRSQPVNREGDALFVPDVSSMESSMTRTGSVATSTLEKSVPAVRNPDSPVNMTEEEVEYNSLLDGLGPRFLEWWGTGVLPVDADLLPQKVPGYKTPFRLLPTGMRLRLTNAEMTNLRKLARSLPCHFALGRNRNHQGLASAIIKLWEKSLVVKIAVKRGIQNTNNKLMAEELRNLTGGVLLLRNKYYIVIYRGKDFLPTSVAAALAERQELAKQIQDVEEKVRCRVVDTAQSRGEERQVLPTSVAAAVAERQELVKPSQDMEEKVQCEAVDVAQAGEDVEEKVQFAAVDVAQASEDEGQALAGTLAEFYEAQARWGRDISVEERGKMIEEASKAKKTRLVKRIEHKLAVAQAKKLRAEKLLAKIEASMIPAGPDHDQETITDEERVMFRRVGLRMKAYLPLGIRGVFDGVIENMHLHWKHRELVKLISKQKTLAFVDETARLLEYESGGILVAIERVPKGYALIYYRGKNYQRPISIRPRNLLTKAKALKRSVAMQRHEALSQHISEVERTIEQMKKELGVSQDAEDENAGSSEGPNQIDSTPEITRSEDETSCMNSAGEDDDDDDDDSDWEDEEDYDISSSRIDNHRLTKNP, encoded by the exons atggCATTCACAACGGCTAAAATATCAGAACTTCCGCTGAGGAGCTCGCTCCCACTAAACTCCCACACTCACTCTCTGAACCTCCTCTTCTCCTCAGCCCCAAATCTTTCATTTCATATCCTTAAGCCCTTCTCCTCTCTCCGAACCTCCACCACTTCTACCGAACACGGTGGCGACTCTAAGCCTAAGCCCTCACCGGCGCCGAAAGCCAGGGCTTCCTCCGCTCCCTGGCTCAACAAGTGGCCCAATCCTGGCCCTCCTGTTGAATCAGCTGATCGCCGCAAATCCAACAGCAGAAACGTCTCCCCCTCGAACGACGATGACCGAGTGGAGTCTCGGTATTTCGATGGAGATAAAGGACAGAGTGCAATCGAGAGAATCGTGCTCCGGTTACGAAATCTAGGGCTAGGTTCGGACGGCGAGGACGATGGGTCGGATGAGATGGACGGTGGCGATGCAATGCCGGTGACTGGGGAGGAGAAATTGGGGGATTTGTTGCAGAGAGATTGGGTTCGGCCGGATTATATCTTAGCGGAGAGTGAGAGCGGTGAAAACGACACAGTATTGCCTTGGGAGAGAGATGAAGTTAAGGTTGAAGAGAGTGGAGAAAGGAGAGAAAGGAGGGTGGTAGTGAAGGCGCCGTCATTGGCGGAGTTGACGATTGAGGACCAGGAGCTGAGAAGGTTGAGGGGGATGGGCATGGTTCTAAGAGAGAGGATTAGCATTCCCAAGGCTGGCCTTACGAAGGAGGTGCTGGAGAAAATTCATGGCAAGTGGAGGAAGGAGGAGCTAGTGAGACTCAAGTTTCACGAGGTGCTTGCCCACGATATGAAGACTGCGCATGAGATTGTCGAG CGACGAACAGGAGGGTTAGTTATATGGAGGTCAGGAAGTGTCATGGTTGTGTACCGGGGTAGTAATTATGAAGGGCCTTTCAGATCCCAACCTGTGAATAGGGAAGGTGATGCTCTTTTTGTTCCAGATGTTTCTTCTATGGAGAGTTCCATGACAAGAACTGGCAGTGTTGCTACTTCAACTCTAGAAAAGAGTGTACCGGCTGTGAGGAATCCAGACAGTCCTGTGAACATGACAGAGGAGGAAGTTGAATACAACAGCCTTCTTGATGGTTTAGGCCCTCGTTTTCTTGAGTGGTGGGGTACAGGAGTACTTCCTGTTGATGCGGATTTACTTCCTCAAAAGGTTCCTGGTTACAAAACACCTTTCAGGCTTCTTCCAACTGGAATGCGATTGCGACTGACTAATGCTGAGATGACTAACTTAAGGAAACTTGCTAGATCACTTCCTTGTCATTTTGCCCTAG GGAGAAACAGAAACCATCAGGGATTGGCATCCGCTATTATTAAGCTTTGGGAGAAAAGCTTAGTAGTGAAGATTGCTGTTAAACGGGGTATCCAGAATACAAACAACAAACTGATGGCTGAGGAGCTAAGG AATTTAACAGGAGGTGTCTTACTGCTTAGAAACAAATATTACATTGTCATATACCGCGGAAAAGACTTTCTTCCAACAAGTGTAGCTGCTGCTTTGGCGGAAAGACAGGAATTGGCTAAACAGATTCAAGACGTGGAAGAGAAAGTGCGATGTAGAGTGGTGGATACAGCTCAATCACGTGGAGAGGAAAGACAAGTACTTCCAACAAGTGTCGCTGCTGCTGTAGCTGAAAGACAGGAATTGGTAAAACCAAGTCAAGATATGGAGGAGAAAGTGCAGTGTGAAGCAGTAGATGTAGCTCAAGCAGGTGAAGATGTGGAAGAGAAAGTACAGTTTGCAGCAGTGGATGTAGCTCAAGCAAGTGAAGATGAAGGGCAGGCACTTGCGGGTACTTTGGCCGAGTTTTATGAGGCTCAAGCCCGGTGGGGAAGGGATATATCTGTTGAGGAACGTGGGAAGATGATTGAAGAAGCTTCCAAAGCTAAGAAAACGAGGCTTGTGAAACGAATTGAACATAAACTAGCAGTT GCCCAAGCTAAAAAGCTTAGAGCAGAAAAACTATTAGCTAAAATTGAAGCATCAATGATTCCTGCTGGtcctgatcatgatcaagaAACAATTACTGATGAGGAACGGGTTATGTTTCGCAGAGTTGGTTTAAGAATGAAGGCCTACTTGCCTCTTG GCATTCGTGGTGTTTTCGATGGAGTCATCGAGAATATGCATTTGCATTGGAAGCATAGAGAACTCGTGAAACTAATATCCAAACAGAAGACCCTTGCTTTTGTCGATGAGACAGCAAGGTTATTGGAATATGAGAGTGGTGGAATACTAGTGGCAATAGAAAGAGTCCCTAAAGGATATGCTCTTATTTACTATCGTGGAAAGAATTATCAACGGCCCATTAGCATAAGGCCAAGAAACCTATTAACAAAGGCAAAGGCACTAAAGCGTTCAGTGGCCATGCAACGTCATGAG GCTCTTAGTCAGCACATATCAGAAGTGGAAAGAACCATAgaacaaatgaaaaaagaacTT GGTGTTTCTCAAGATGCAGAGGATGAGAATGCCGGGAGCTCTGAGGGTCCTAACCAGATTGATAGCACCCCAGAGATCACTCGG AGTGAAGATGAAACTTCATGCATGAATTCTGCTGGTgaagacgacgacgacgacgacgacgataGTGAttgggaagatgaagaagattatGATATATCAAGCAGCAGAATTGATAATCATCGCTTGACCAAGAATCCTTGA
- the LOC108997920 gene encoding uncharacterized protein LOC108997920, which translates to MIDLPLAGGPSTWSNNHTWTHLDRFLISPEWESHFSDVWQKRLARLASDHWPILLDCGGIKSGRWYFKFENMWLKSENFVERVKQWWISYQFEGIPSFIFENKLKALKRYLKEWNIQSFGNVKENKNTKWMEIQVLERLQEGRILTEEEQAQKILLVADLKRIILQEEMSWRQKSRALWLKEGDRSTRFFHSIANSHRRNNNIEVLKIERVECREEEAIKDHEVDFFEKILTEQVE; encoded by the coding sequence ATGATAGACTTACCACTAGCAGGGGGCCCTTCCACATGGTCTAATAATCATACATGGACTCATTTGGATCGTTTCCTAATTTCACCAGAGTGGGAAAGTCATTTTTCGGATGTATGGCAAAAGCGTCTGGCTCGTTTAGcttcggatcattggcctatcttacttgattgtggaggcattAAGAGTGGTAGATGGTATTTTAAGttcgagaatatgtggttgaaatcAGAAAATTTTGTGGAGAGGGTCAAACAATGGTGGATTTCGTATCAGTTTGAGGGTATACCTAgctttatttttgaaaataagttgaaagctttAAAAAGATACCTAAAAGAATGGAATATACAGTCTTTTGGAAATgttaaggaaaacaaaaataccaagtGGATGGAAATACAAGTGTTAGAAAGACTACAAGAGGGGAGAATACTTACTGAGGAAGAGCAAGCACAAAAAATTTTGTTGGTTGCAGATCTTAAGAGGATAATCTTGCAAGAGGAAATGTCTTGGCGCCAAAAGTCAAGAGCATtatggttaaaggaaggggatcgGAGCACGAGGTTTTTCCATAGTATTgcaaactctcatagaagaaataataacattgaggTGTTGAAAATTGAGAGGGTGGagtgtagagaagaagaggCTATCAAAGATCATGAGGTtgatttctttgagaaaatCCTTACTGAGCAGGTGGAGTAG